The nucleotide window GGTGGATTACGACTACGCTGCGAGCAAGTTTAGCAAGTTCAATTGCCCAGTCTACAGCACTGTTGCCTCCACCCGAAATGAGTACACGCTTCCCAGCGAAATGTTCTGGATTTTGCACGGTGTAATGAAGATTCTCTTGCTCATATTCAATCGGCTCCTGAAGCTCCAGCTTCTGAATCTCTGCGATACCGCGGCCTACTGCGACAATGATCGTACGCGTATAGTGTATCTCCCCTCCAGCGGTATACATACTCCATATTCCGTTATCCAGTCGGGAGAACCTTTCTACCTGGCAATTCAATACAACCGTTGGATTAAACGTATTCGCTTGCTGAACAAGCCATTCGATCAACTTCGAACATTTCATAGGTGGCAGTCCACCTACATCCCAAATTGTTTTTTCCGAATAGGTATGCAGAAAACCACCAAGCTGGTCTTTCCCTTCTATGATTTTGACTTTCATATCACGCATCCCTGCATAAAAAGCTGCATACATGCCAGCAGGGCCGCCTCCAATGATGGTTACATCATAGACATCTTCTTCATTCATTTTAAACACCCCCTGTTAATTGAGTTATGAACTAGAGATTCATGTAACAGATGCAGATGCTTTATTTATTTTTTTCTTCAAAAGCAGTCACAATATCATCAATGACATATTCGTCGGCAAGCGGAGACATTCCCAGATTGAACCATTCCTTGCCACCCACCATGTAAACATGGTCCTGCTTGACAGCTTTCAGATTTTTCCATAACGATGTCGATAACATATCTTCAAATTTCTTTTTAATTTCCGGATTTGTCTCATCATCCAGCTGAACGATCAGATGATCTGCGTCGTATTCAGGCAGTACTTCCAAGGATACGGACATGGCTGT belongs to Paenibacillus sp. FSL H8-0079 and includes:
- a CDS encoding NAD(P)/FAD-dependent oxidoreductase; the encoded protein is MNEEDVYDVTIIGGGPAGMYAAFYAGMRDMKVKIIEGKDQLGGFLHTYSEKTIWDVGGLPPMKCSKLIEWLVQQANTFNPTVVLNCQVERFSRLDNGIWSMYTAGGEIHYTRTIIVAVGRGIAEIQKLELQEPIEYEQENLHYTVQNPEHFAGKRVLISGGGNSAVDWAIELAKLARSVVVIHRNTEFRAMERNVSEMNNITDVRTPYSITQLHNNGKRIEKVVITHMESQDNVVLEVDEVVISHGYKSNLSDLASCGLEMNDGMVLMSHHAQTSLPGVFAAGDCATHESKVRLIAGAFNDAIVAVNSAKQYMTPDAPKMAYVSSHNEIFREKNRQIPSH